In Bacteroidales bacterium, the DNA window AATGCATCATCGCTCGTATTACCCTTGACAAATTCGGAGCGTGGGCTAACTTTGCTTAACCAGAATGACAATAAAAATGTCCTAAACCTTTTTTAGAATTCTGTCCAAAGAATAGGGGGTCAAACCAGAACTTAATGATAATAATAAAATCACTACAATTAAAATTGATGAAAGAAAAACCGTAATCTGTTTTGTTGAGCATAAAGAAGGTGATAACGAGAAATTGACGACTTTGTTAAACGGAATTAAAGGTGTTGAAGATTTTAAGTTATATCGTAAATCGAACCAGGTACTGATTGAATACAATCCAAAACAAATTGCGTATAGCGAATTGGAGGCAAAAGTTAAAAATGCAGGATTTATATTGGAATAAAATAGGAGGATAGAAAAATGAAACGAAATAAATTATTTACTGGCATGAAAAATACAAAAGTTATTTTTTTAATGGTAGCAGTAGTTGGATTCCTTTTTTATTCATGTAACAAGGAAGAAGAAACACCCTTGGATAATACTTTAGCTTCCAGCGTAATCGGCACATATACAGGTACTCTTAAGAGTACAGCTACTAATCAGTCCAGTCCGGCGACATTAAATGTAACGCTAATAAACGATAGCTTAGTTAGTATGCATTGTTTGTCCTACAATTTTGATTCAACCTTTACAATGCAACTATACCAAAACTATGACAGCATTATGGTGTGTTATACCGGACAAGATTTTTTTGCTGAATATGGACATAATCGCAATAATTATGATTTTTGCACAAACCGCCAATCCGGTTGGACAAATAACGCCTGGATGAACGATGGCAATTGCTGGGGAAATATGAATCAAGGTTGGGGCAACAGCAACTGGGCGGGAACTGACCAATGGAACGCCTGGACCAATCACATGAATACCCAACACAATCAAAATGACAATCATTTTGGGGGATTTAATCCAAAAATGAATTCATGTATTTTCAAATTTACAATTCAGAACAATTCCAATTATTTTGAAGTATTTGAAGGAGTCAAGTAATTAAAGATGTGGGTAGTACAGCAATTGAAGTTGTAAAGATAAATCCCGTAAGGTTATTAAACATTTTTATGTAAATTTGGGGTATAAAAGCACTAAATAATATTTGTCTCATAAATATTTGTAGGAATGGATAATAAAGAAATTGAACAAAAACTCGAATCGAAAAACGTCAAACCAACAGCCATGCGCACCCTGGTTTATAAAACACTTGCGGAATCCGGGAAAGCGCTGAGCCTGGCGGAATTGGAGCAACGATTTGAAAAAGTGGAGCGTTCAACCATTTTCAGGGCGCTTAAATCATTTGAGGACAATTTCATTGTACATACCGTTGATGATGGTTCAGGTTCGGTGAAGTATGCCGTTTGCGATGATGAATGTACCTGTAATATACATGACCTGCACGTTCATTTTT includes these proteins:
- a CDS encoding transcriptional repressor encodes the protein MDNKEIEQKLESKNVKPTAMRTLVYKTLAESGKALSLAELEQRFEKVERSTIFRALKSFEDNFIVHTVDDGSGSVKYAVCDDECTCNIHDLHVHFYCTRCGRTRCMKELPIPNIKLPEGYTYDNAQFIIKGVCPRCD